Proteins from one Faecalibacterium sp. I3-3-33 genomic window:
- a CDS encoding RICIN domain-containing protein, with product MKSVAQTVIEADRFYTIAAHTGNVIQAVEGSKDGGTVRLGKYDHKPEQEWSFVREGDGVYRIRNRASGKLLDLTMTGTANGTWLHLWEDVGGTSQMWKVEHTPEGTVRLRSSWAGGKCVDTVGIGAEVGAVLQIWQEVPGGGDQLWVISEVKDRVKRAAKAEQAAPAAEPKAALAPAKEGAPAKKPAARKPRTTKKVEEKPAAPAAKAAEPVKAEKPAAKKAVKAKAEPAAPAAEVKAAPAVEAKAEPAAKAAPAAEAKTAPAAAKPKAKRAPCKKTVKK from the coding sequence ATGAAATCCGTAGCACAAACTGTGATCGAGGCCGACCGCTTTTATACCATTGCCGCTCACACCGGCAATGTCATTCAGGCAGTGGAAGGCAGCAAGGACGGCGGCACTGTCCGTCTGGGCAAGTATGACCACAAGCCCGAGCAGGAGTGGAGCTTTGTCCGCGAGGGCGATGGCGTGTACCGCATCCGCAACCGCGCCTCCGGCAAGCTGCTGGATCTGACCATGACCGGCACTGCCAACGGCACATGGTTGCACCTGTGGGAGGACGTGGGCGGCACGTCCCAGATGTGGAAGGTGGAGCACACCCCGGAGGGTACCGTGCGTCTGCGCTCCTCCTGGGCAGGCGGCAAGTGCGTGGACACCGTGGGCATCGGTGCCGAGGTGGGCGCAGTGCTGCAGATCTGGCAGGAAGTGCCCGGCGGTGGCGACCAGCTGTGGGTCATCTCTGAGGTAAAGGACCGCGTAAAGCGCGCCGCTAAGGCTGAGCAAGCAGCACCCGCTGCCGAGCCCAAGGCAGCACTCGCTCCGGCCAAGGAAGGGGCTCCCGCCAAGAAGCCCGCAGCCCGCAAGCCCCGCACCACCAAGAAGGTGGAGGAGAAGCCCGCTGCGCCTGCCGCAAAGGCCGCAGAGCCGGTCAAGGCAGAAAAGCCCGCCGCGAAGAAAGCTGTTAAGGCAAAGGCAGAGCCTGCTGCTCCCGCTGCAGAGGTGAAGGCTGCGCCCGCAGTGGAAGCCAAGGCTGAACCGGCTGCTAAGGCTGCTCCCGCTGCGGAAGCTAAAACTGCCCCTGCCGCCGCAAAGCCCAAGGCAAAGCGTGCACCCTGCAAAAAGACTGTAAAGAAGTAA